A window from Desulfonatronum sp. SC1 encodes these proteins:
- the arfB gene encoding alternative ribosome rescue aminoacyl-tRNA hydrolase ArfB, which produces MPLFPISPDQLERSPDVELEFLRSSGPGGQNVNKVSTAVRLRFTVHSTPLLPEDVRRRLILRAGRRMTDEGELIIEARRHRTQERNRSDALFRLAELIAESWRPPRPRRPTKPTLAARQRRLDRKKRRGTVKQTRKTVHEEKG; this is translated from the coding sequence ATGCCCCTCTTCCCAATATCCCCTGACCAGCTCGAACGCTCTCCCGACGTGGAGTTGGAGTTTCTGCGCAGTTCCGGACCGGGCGGGCAGAATGTGAACAAGGTTTCCACGGCGGTGCGCCTGCGCTTCACCGTTCACTCCACCCCGCTGCTGCCCGAGGATGTTCGCCGACGACTGATCCTTCGAGCCGGCAGACGGATGACCGACGAGGGAGAGTTGATCATCGAGGCTCGCCGACACCGGACGCAAGAACGCAACCGTTCCGATGCCTTGTTTCGGCTGGCGGAACTGATCGCCGAATCCTGGCGCCCACCCCGACCGCGCCGCCCCACCAAGCCGACCCTGGCGGCGCGACAACGCAGGTTGGACCGGAAGAAACGGCGCGGGACCGTCAAACAAACCCGTAAAACCGTGCACGAGGAGAAAGGATGA
- a CDS encoding glycine betaine ABC transporter substrate-binding protein → MVILFVTAGTASARDKSVRIAYVEWDCAAASTHVVQAALEEMGYDVEILPVAAAAMWQAVGTGNVDGMVTAWLPVTHADYYERVKDSVEDLGPIVGGAKLGWAVPSYVTINSIAEMNDHADKFNRRIIGIDPGAGLMRLSEDAVREYGLTNLELIEGSDATMTGALSNAVDRDEWVVVTAWSPHWMFGVWDLKYLDDPKGILGGEESIHTIVRQGLKEDKPEVYNFLKNFGYESPNQLQMIMAWNQESGADRLENAKRFLRENPEQFESWKK, encoded by the coding sequence ATGGTAATTTTGTTTGTAACCGCCGGTACGGCGTCCGCCCGGGACAAGTCCGTGCGCATCGCCTACGTGGAATGGGACTGCGCAGCGGCCAGCACCCATGTGGTCCAGGCGGCCCTGGAGGAAATGGGCTATGACGTGGAAATTCTGCCGGTGGCCGCCGCGGCCATGTGGCAGGCCGTGGGGACCGGGAACGTTGACGGAATGGTCACCGCCTGGCTGCCCGTGACCCACGCCGACTACTATGAGCGGGTCAAGGACTCCGTGGAAGACCTGGGCCCCATTGTCGGCGGCGCCAAACTGGGTTGGGCCGTGCCCTCCTACGTGACCATCAACTCCATCGCTGAAATGAACGACCACGCGGACAAGTTCAACAGACGGATCATCGGCATCGATCCTGGCGCCGGCCTGATGCGTCTCTCCGAAGACGCGGTCCGGGAGTACGGTTTAACCAACCTGGAACTGATTGAAGGCAGCGACGCCACCATGACCGGAGCCTTGAGCAACGCCGTGGACCGCGATGAATGGGTTGTCGTCACCGCTTGGTCCCCGCACTGGATGTTTGGCGTCTGGGATCTGAAGTACCTGGACGACCCCAAGGGCATCCTGGGCGGTGAAGAAAGCATCCACACCATCGTGCGTCAGGGCCTCAAGGAAGACAAACCGGAAGTTTACAACTTCCTGAAGAACTTCGGTTATGAAAGCCCCAACCAGTTGCAGATGATCATGGCCTGGAACCAGGAATCCGGCGCGGACCGCCTGGAAAACGCCAAGCGTTTTCTGCGCGAAAACCCGGAGCAGTTCGAAAGCTGGAAGAAGTAA
- a CDS encoding proline/glycine betaine ABC transporter permease, translated as MPKIPIGATIEAIIDFLVTNFSFLTIAFTRVMEIVIRAIENGLLFLPPWLFILAAAGLTFWLTRKRGIGIFTLLGLALIWNMGLWVPTVSTITLVLIATLTALSIGIPIGILAALHGGVNRVVQPVLDVMQTMPAFVYLIPAIPFFGLGKVAAIFATVIFSMPPAIRLTCLGIKQVPRELVECADAFGSTKWQKLFKLQLPLATPTIMAGVNQTVMLGLSMVVIAAMIGARGLGGEVWRAIQRLQMGSGFEAGLGIVIVAIILDRVLQHFGTKKN; from the coding sequence ATGCCTAAAATACCTATTGGGGCGACCATTGAGGCGATCATCGACTTTTTGGTCACCAACTTTTCCTTTCTGACCATCGCCTTCACCAGGGTCATGGAGATCGTGATCCGGGCCATTGAAAACGGGCTGCTGTTCCTGCCGCCCTGGCTGTTCATCCTGGCCGCGGCCGGACTGACTTTCTGGCTGACCAGGAAACGGGGCATCGGAATCTTTACGCTGCTGGGTCTGGCCCTGATCTGGAACATGGGCCTGTGGGTGCCCACGGTGAGCACCATCACCCTGGTGCTCATCGCCACCCTGACCGCCCTGAGCATCGGCATTCCCATCGGCATCCTGGCCGCCCTGCACGGCGGCGTGAACCGGGTCGTGCAGCCGGTCCTGGACGTGATGCAGACCATGCCGGCCTTCGTCTATCTGATCCCGGCGATCCCCTTTTTCGGCCTGGGCAAGGTGGCCGCCATCTTTGCCACGGTGATCTTCTCCATGCCCCCGGCCATCCGTCTGACCTGCCTGGGCATCAAGCAGGTGCCGCGGGAACTGGTGGAATGCGCCGACGCCTTCGGCTCCACCAAGTGGCAAAAGCTGTTCAAGCTGCAACTGCCCCTGGCCACGCCGACCATCATGGCCGGCGTTAACCAGACCGTTATGCTCGGTCTGTCCATGGTGGTCATCGCGGCCATGATCGGTGCCCGGGGCCTGGGCGGCGAGGTCTGGCGGGCCATCCAGCGCCTGCAAATGGGCAGCGGTTTCGAAGCCGGCCTGGGCATCGTGATCGTGGCCATCATCCTGGACCGCGTCCTGCAGCACTTCGGCACCAAGAAAAACTAA
- a CDS encoding outer membrane homotrimeric porin, whose translation MRRFLVLALLTVFVFGFSGAAQAVELKAKGSWRVHFNAIKNPTFDKDEKWDTFAAMQRMRTNFDFIASENLKGVLQLEIGDITWGGEDGGALADRAVNIKTRYAYIDFKLPGTNMDFRAGRQDVTLPSTLGSHILEDDVAAMLTHLPFNEAVGLTLGWARAYDHARVNPDDITKKWDDEVDVFLGVLPISLDGINLNPIVVYSRWGKDFNLYELDNPKNANMWHAGLNIEVSLLDPVSILGDVNYGQVTWAEDFKQSGWIGALAVQYAMDMMTPEVFFLYESGEGADFRDGRKSKRMPVIGTDGGSVATGIGYGGATEFADDNFVRGLLAEIDPMGYQADEGAVGLWAVGAALRDITFIEDLSHEFVVSYARGTNHKDNLNLMTTKDSYWEVDFNTNWRMYENLALVLELAYGKLKLDDMNIGRSDLAKDALYRGALGFVYDF comes from the coding sequence ATGAGAAGGTTTCTGGTTTTGGCCCTGCTGACCGTATTTGTTTTTGGCTTCTCTGGAGCGGCCCAGGCCGTGGAACTCAAGGCCAAGGGCTCGTGGCGAGTGCACTTCAACGCCATTAAGAATCCGACGTTCGACAAGGATGAAAAGTGGGACACTTTTGCCGCCATGCAGAGGATGCGAACCAATTTCGATTTCATCGCCAGTGAGAATCTGAAGGGAGTGCTGCAGTTGGAAATCGGCGACATAACCTGGGGCGGCGAGGATGGCGGGGCTTTGGCGGATCGTGCCGTGAACATTAAGACCCGTTACGCGTACATCGATTTCAAACTGCCGGGCACGAACATGGATTTCAGGGCTGGACGACAGGACGTGACCCTGCCCAGCACTCTTGGCTCGCATATTCTGGAAGACGATGTTGCCGCCATGTTGACACACCTGCCGTTCAACGAAGCGGTCGGCCTGACCCTGGGGTGGGCACGTGCGTATGATCATGCAAGGGTCAATCCGGACGACATCACCAAGAAATGGGATGACGAGGTGGACGTGTTCCTGGGCGTACTGCCCATCAGCCTGGATGGCATCAATCTGAACCCCATTGTCGTCTATTCCCGTTGGGGCAAGGATTTCAACCTCTATGAGCTGGATAATCCGAAAAACGCCAACATGTGGCACGCTGGACTCAATATCGAGGTGTCTTTGCTCGATCCCGTCTCCATCCTTGGTGATGTCAACTACGGCCAGGTGACGTGGGCGGAAGATTTCAAGCAGTCCGGTTGGATCGGGGCGCTGGCCGTGCAATATGCCATGGACATGATGACCCCGGAAGTGTTCTTTCTCTATGAAAGCGGCGAAGGGGCCGATTTCCGGGACGGCCGCAAAAGCAAGCGCATGCCCGTGATCGGTACGGATGGCGGTTCGGTGGCCACCGGCATTGGTTACGGCGGTGCTACGGAATTCGCGGACGACAATTTCGTGCGCGGTCTGTTGGCTGAAATCGATCCCATGGGATATCAAGCCGATGAAGGTGCAGTGGGTCTGTGGGCCGTGGGCGCCGCGTTGCGGGACATCACCTTTATTGAGGATTTGTCCCATGAATTCGTGGTGTCGTACGCCAGAGGCACGAACCATAAGGATAACTTGAACCTGATGACCACCAAGGACAGCTATTGGGAAGTAGACTTTAACACCAATTGGCGGATGTACGAGAATCTGGCCCTGGTCCTGGAGTTGGCTTACGGTAAATTGAAGCTGGACGACATGAATATCGGACGAAGCGATCTGGCCAAGGACGCGCTGTATCGAGGCGCTCTGGGCTTTGTTTACGATTTCTAA
- a CDS encoding glycine betaine/L-proline ABC transporter ATP-binding protein, giving the protein MSETTREPKIRVEHLTKIFGSNSKEALKLLQSGVGKDKILEKTGCGVGVADASFTVAAGEIVVVMGLSGSGKSTLVRCINRLIEPTAGKILIDDQDITTLSMDELRQVRLTKLGMVFQNFALFPHRTVCQNAEYGLEIQGMDQAKRRDKAMIALEQVGLKGWEDYYPVNLSGGMQQRVGLARALALDPDILLMDEAFSALDPLIRGDMQDELINLQSKMQKTILFISHDLDEALKLGDRIVLMKDGAIVQIGTAEQILTNPANEYVSRFVENVDITKVLTAETVMIKPKAVAFLSAHGPKSALRFMQKQGLSQIFVHDEKHKVIGYVSADEASEASKRGETELHHIMQTDFVSVPPETPAADLIPIMANLPHPLPVVSADGRLMGVIIRGSLLAALAERGRNNDA; this is encoded by the coding sequence ATGTCAGAAACCACCCGGGAACCGAAAATTCGCGTCGAGCACCTGACGAAAATTTTCGGCTCCAACTCCAAGGAAGCCTTGAAGCTGCTTCAGTCCGGGGTCGGGAAAGACAAGATTCTGGAAAAAACCGGGTGCGGGGTGGGCGTGGCGGATGCCAGCTTTACCGTGGCCGCGGGTGAGATCGTCGTAGTCATGGGTCTTTCCGGTAGCGGCAAATCGACCCTGGTCCGGTGCATCAATCGCTTGATCGAGCCCACCGCCGGCAAGATCCTGATCGACGATCAGGACATCACCACCCTTTCCATGGACGAGTTGCGCCAGGTCCGGCTGACCAAGCTGGGCATGGTCTTCCAGAATTTTGCCCTGTTCCCCCATCGCACGGTCTGTCAGAATGCCGAGTACGGCCTGGAAATCCAAGGTATGGACCAGGCAAAACGGCGCGATAAGGCCATGATCGCCCTGGAGCAGGTTGGCCTGAAGGGCTGGGAAGACTACTACCCGGTCAATCTTTCCGGCGGCATGCAGCAACGCGTCGGACTGGCCCGGGCCCTGGCCCTGGATCCGGACATCCTGCTCATGGACGAAGCCTTCAGCGCCCTGGATCCCCTGATCCGCGGGGACATGCAGGACGAGTTGATCAATCTGCAAAGCAAGATGCAAAAGACCATCCTGTTCATCAGCCACGACCTGGACGAGGCTTTGAAGCTCGGAGACCGGATCGTGCTGATGAAGGACGGAGCCATCGTCCAGATCGGCACTGCGGAGCAGATCCTGACCAATCCGGCCAATGAGTACGTCTCCCGCTTCGTGGAAAACGTGGACATTACCAAAGTGCTCACCGCTGAGACCGTGATGATCAAGCCCAAGGCCGTGGCTTTCCTTTCGGCCCACGGTCCCAAATCCGCGCTACGCTTCATGCAGAAACAGGGGCTGTCCCAGATTTTCGTCCACGACGAGAAACACAAGGTCATCGGCTACGTCTCGGCCGACGAGGCCTCCGAAGCCTCCAAGCGCGGCGAGACCGAATTGCACCACATCATGCAAACCGACTTCGTCAGCGTGCCTCCGGAGACCCCGGCCGCGGACCTGATTCCGATCATGGCCAACCTGCCCCATCCGCTGCCGGTTGTCAGCGCTGACGGCAGACTGATGGGCGTGATCATTCGCGGGTCGTTGCTGGCGGCCTTGGCCGAACGCGGGAGGAACAACGATGCCTAA
- a CDS encoding DMT family transporter gives MNTQRTAYAYGLATVLLWSTVASAFKISLRHVDPIQLLCISTLVSALTLLAVLIAQGRLRSLRGLSGTDLGRSALLGLLNPFLYYLVLFKAYDLLPAQEAQPLNYTWAITLALLSIPLLGQRITGRDFLAMGVSYLGVLTICTRGDLFGLSFADPLGAGLALGSTVIWALYWIFNTRDAMDPVLRLFLNFAFGFAYILPVTFLFSDPLAVNLPGLLGAAYVGVFEMGITFIFWLKALKLSRTTAQVGNLIYFSPFLSLIFIRVFVGEEILPSTIVGLFLIILGNVVQKRSSD, from the coding sequence ATGAACACCCAACGCACGGCATACGCCTACGGCTTGGCCACGGTCCTGCTCTGGTCCACCGTGGCTTCGGCCTTCAAAATTTCCCTGCGCCACGTGGATCCGATCCAATTGCTGTGCATCTCCACCTTGGTTTCCGCGCTGACACTGCTGGCGGTTCTGATCGCCCAAGGCAGGCTGCGCTCCCTGCGCGGCCTGTCCGGCACGGACCTGGGCCGCTCGGCCCTATTGGGGCTGCTCAACCCGTTTCTCTACTACCTGGTTCTGTTCAAGGCTTACGACCTTCTCCCAGCCCAGGAGGCCCAGCCCCTGAACTACACCTGGGCCATCACCCTGGCCCTGCTCTCCATCCCCCTGCTGGGCCAGCGGATCACGGGCCGCGACTTTTTGGCCATGGGCGTGAGCTACCTGGGGGTGCTGACCATCTGCACACGGGGCGACCTGTTCGGCCTGTCCTTCGCCGACCCGCTGGGCGCGGGACTGGCCCTGGGAAGCACCGTGATCTGGGCCCTGTACTGGATCTTCAACACCCGGGACGCCATGGACCCGGTGCTCAGGCTGTTCCTGAACTTCGCCTTTGGGTTCGCCTACATCCTCCCGGTGACGTTCCTGTTCTCCGACCCTCTAGCCGTCAACCTCCCCGGCCTGCTCGGCGCGGCCTACGTGGGCGTGTTCGAAATGGGCATCACCTTCATCTTCTGGCTCAAAGCCCTGAAACTCTCCCGGACCACGGCCCAGGTGGGCAATCTGATCTACTTCTCGCCATTCCTCTCGCTGATCTTCATCCGTGTTTTCGTGGGAGAAGAAATTTTGCCCTCGACTATAGTCGGATTATTCCTGATCATCCTGGGCAATGTCGTTCAAAAAAGGTCCAGTGATTGA